From Chitinivibrionales bacterium, one genomic window encodes:
- a CDS encoding transcription termination factor Rho — protein MNVTEAKQKSIVELNEIAESLGIEDHREMDKQELIFKISQAQASQNGQMFAEGVLEIMPDGFGFLRSPSNSYLSGPDDIYVSPSQIKRFHLRTGDTVSGQVRPPKDSERYFALLRVEQINYEDPEECKKKINFDNLTPQFPDRRFDLEHDPKDVSTRIMNLLTPIGAGQRGLIVAPPRAGKTILLKNIANAILHNQPDVFVIVLLIDERPEEVTDMARSVKNAEIISSTFDEPAERHVVVAEMVIERAKRLVEHQRDVVILLDSITRLARAHNTVAPHSGRILSGGVDSQALYKPKRFFGAARNIEDGGSLTIIATALIETGSRMDEVIFEEFKGTGNMELVLDRKVQERRIFPAMDLMKSGTRKEELLLTKEELNRMWVLRKFLATMTPIEMMEFMREKVLATKTNRQFLESMKS, from the coding sequence ATGAATGTGACTGAAGCCAAACAGAAATCCATTGTCGAACTCAATGAAATAGCCGAGAGTCTTGGTATCGAAGATCATCGGGAAATGGATAAACAGGAGCTAATATTTAAAATTTCACAGGCGCAGGCCTCCCAGAACGGTCAGATGTTTGCCGAAGGCGTGCTGGAAATTATGCCTGATGGATTTGGTTTTCTCCGTTCGCCGTCAAACAGCTATCTCAGCGGTCCCGATGACATCTATGTATCGCCGTCACAGATAAAGCGATTTCACCTGAGAACCGGCGATACTGTTTCCGGACAGGTTCGTCCGCCTAAAGATTCCGAACGTTATTTTGCCTTGCTTCGGGTCGAGCAGATCAACTACGAAGATCCCGAAGAATGCAAGAAGAAAATCAATTTCGACAACCTTACGCCTCAGTTTCCCGACCGTCGATTCGATCTCGAGCACGATCCCAAAGATGTTTCAACCCGGATCATGAATCTGTTGACACCGATCGGTGCAGGGCAGCGTGGTCTGATTGTTGCACCACCTCGTGCAGGAAAAACAATCCTGCTCAAAAACATCGCCAATGCCATTTTGCATAATCAGCCTGATGTTTTTGTTATTGTGCTCCTGATCGATGAACGTCCTGAGGAAGTTACCGATATGGCGCGATCGGTAAAAAATGCAGAGATAATCAGTTCTACCTTTGATGAACCCGCAGAGCGTCATGTAGTTGTTGCCGAAATGGTCATTGAACGTGCCAAGCGTCTTGTTGAGCATCAGCGGGATGTGGTCATTCTTCTCGACAGTATCACCCGTCTTGCCCGTGCTCATAATACGGTGGCCCCCCATTCAGGGCGAATTCTATCCGGTGGTGTCGATTCTCAGGCCCTGTACAAACCCAAACGGTTCTTTGGCGCGGCCCGGAATATCGAAGATGGGGGAAGTCTTACGATTATCGCGACTGCCCTTATCGAAACCGGCAGCAGGATGGATGAAGTTATTTTCGAGGAGTTCAAGGGTACCGGCAACATGGAGCTTGTTCTCGACAGAAAAGTCCAGGAACGCCGCATATTCCCCGCTATGGACCTGATGAAATCCGGTACGCGGAAAGAAGAGCTTCTGTTAACTAAGGAAGAGCTGAACCGGATGTGGGTTCTCAGGAAATTTCTTGCCACGATGACTCCGATTGAAATGATGGAATTTATGCGTGAAAAAGTTCTGGCAACCAAAACAAATCGTCAATTTCTGGAATCCATGAAAAGCTAG
- a CDS encoding acetyltransferase, with amino-acid sequence MVSEKSEKQKMMAGEWFCANDPELDSDRIRAYDLATEYNNTTRGENEKRSEILKQLLGESHDDTVIVPPFRCDFGYNIFIDKNFYCNMGLVILDEGEVRIGHSVAIGPNLHIYTAHHPLDDPIERGKGMSMGKPVIIGKYVWMGGGVIINPGVTIGEYSIIGSGSVVAKNIPPRVVAVGNPCRPIRELTIKEIESAETRQ; translated from the coding sequence ATGGTGAGTGAGAAGAGCGAAAAACAAAAAATGATGGCAGGGGAGTGGTTTTGCGCCAATGATCCCGAGCTTGATAGTGACAGAATCAGGGCCTACGATTTAGCTACCGAATACAACAATACTACCCGGGGGGAAAACGAAAAGAGAAGTGAGATACTAAAGCAGTTGCTTGGTGAATCTCATGATGATACGGTTATTGTCCCGCCGTTCAGGTGCGATTTTGGTTATAACATTTTTATCGACAAGAACTTTTATTGCAACATGGGGCTGGTTATTCTCGATGAAGGTGAAGTCAGGATCGGCCACAGCGTTGCGATCGGTCCCAATCTTCATATTTACACGGCCCACCATCCGTTGGATGATCCTATCGAACGGGGGAAGGGCATGAGTATGGGGAAACCGGTGATTATTGGCAAGTATGTCTGGATGGGCGGTGGAGTCATTATTAATCCCGGCGTGACAATAGGGGAATACAGTATTATCGGATCGGGAAGTGTAGTGGCAAAAAATATACCCCCCAGAGTGGTTGCGGTAGGAAATCCATGCCGTCCGATCCGGGAATTAACGATCAAAGAGATTGAATCTGCGGAAACACGGCAGTAA